Proteins co-encoded in one Bremerella sp. TYQ1 genomic window:
- a CDS encoding NAD(P)H-binding protein encodes MTSADHQPTNRRKKVLVTGATGYVGSRLIPRILPHHDVRCLVRNPDKLDPAVRDRVEITQGDVQHSHSLRQCLEGVDVAYYLIHGMGYGDDFQKKDRLAAEGFVQAAKSCGVERIIYLGGLGDDNDPGLSPHLKSRHEVGEIFRNSDVPAIELRASVVLGPGSLSYELIRSLTQRLPMMICPRWLATPTQPIATEDVLAYLEEALDLPMEKSEVYEIGCQDVVTYGDLIKMYAKERNLTRILVSVPLLTPYLSSLWLGLVTPTSAEVGRHLIEGLRNPTVVRDDQARKIFSHQPMTTKEAIHQAVQQEA; translated from the coding sequence ATGACTTCCGCCGATCATCAACCTACCAACCGACGAAAAAAAGTTCTCGTAACGGGAGCGACCGGATATGTGGGTAGCCGTCTCATCCCCCGAATTCTACCTCATCACGACGTTCGATGCCTGGTTCGAAATCCGGACAAGCTCGATCCTGCCGTCCGCGATCGAGTCGAGATCACTCAGGGGGACGTCCAGCACTCGCACAGCTTGCGGCAATGTCTGGAAGGGGTCGATGTCGCTTATTACCTGATCCACGGGATGGGCTACGGAGACGACTTCCAAAAGAAGGACCGACTCGCGGCCGAAGGTTTCGTGCAAGCGGCCAAATCATGCGGCGTTGAGCGGATCATCTATCTGGGAGGGCTCGGCGACGACAACGACCCTGGGCTCTCTCCGCATCTGAAAAGTCGGCATGAAGTAGGCGAGATCTTCCGCAACAGTGATGTCCCCGCAATCGAACTGCGTGCGTCGGTTGTCCTGGGGCCTGGCAGTCTTTCCTACGAGCTAATCCGTTCGCTGACGCAACGACTGCCGATGATGATTTGTCCCCGGTGGCTCGCGACTCCTACACAACCGATCGCCACAGAAGATGTGTTGGCTTACTTGGAAGAAGCGCTCGACTTGCCCATGGAGAAAAGCGAAGTCTACGAGATCGGTTGCCAGGACGTCGTCACCTATGGCGACTTGATCAAGATGTACGCAAAGGAGCGGAACCTGACGCGGATCCTGGTAAGCGTTCCCCTGCTTACTCCATACCTGTCCAGCTTGTGGCTCGGGCTCGTCACGCCGACCAGCGCGGAAGTGGGCCGACACCTGATTGAAGGCCTCCGAAACCCAACTGTCGTGCGCGACGATCAGGCCCGAAAAATCTTTTCACACCAGCCAATGACCACAAAAGAAGCCATCCACCAGGCTGTCCAACAAGAAGCATAG